From the genome of candidate division WOR-3 bacterium, one region includes:
- a CDS encoding cysteine desulfurase family protein, with protein sequence MKRVYLDHQATTPIHPEVLSLMENLQKEVFGNPQSSHYFGFEAKKLLEEAREKIASLLNVSPSEICFTSSGAESNNWAIKGVAFANQDKGNHIIVSAIEHSSIIQPAKRLEKMGFEITYLPVDKYGTVDLDELKKKIKKETILISIMHANYEVGTIEPIKEIAEIAKENNIIFHSDGVAAAGQLKIDLKELDVNLYTISSHTFYGPKGVALLYIKKGTKIQPLIEGGIQENNRRAGTENLIGIIGMAKAYEIAIKEMEERNERLKRLRNKLIQELPRMVENVYLTGHPENRLPNHVSFCVEYIEGEAMVLYLNQYGIACASGSACSSKQLKASHVLLAMGIPPILAQGSILFTLGIDNKEEDINYLLEVFPSIVKKLREISPLYKTS encoded by the coding sequence ATGAAAAGAGTCTATCTGGACCACCAAGCAACCACTCCTATCCATCCGGAAGTTTTGTCCTTAATGGAAAATCTACAAAAGGAGGTATTTGGTAATCCGCAAAGTTCCCATTATTTTGGTTTTGAAGCAAAAAAATTATTAGAAGAAGCAAGAGAAAAAATTGCCTCTCTTTTAAATGTTTCACCTTCGGAAATCTGCTTTACCTCTTCCGGTGCCGAAAGTAATAACTGGGCAATAAAGGGAGTCGCCTTTGCCAATCAAGATAAAGGCAACCATATTATCGTTTCAGCAATTGAACATTCCTCAATAATTCAACCAGCAAAAAGGTTAGAGAAAATGGGATTTGAAATAACTTATCTGCCCGTTGATAAATACGGCACTGTTGATTTAGATGAGTTAAAAAAGAAGATAAAAAAGGAAACAATTTTGATTTCAATAATGCATGCCAATTATGAGGTAGGCACAATTGAACCAATAAAAGAAATTGCTGAAATAGCCAAAGAGAATAATATTATTTTCCACTCTGACGGTGTGGCAGCGGCTGGTCAATTAAAAATTGATTTAAAGGAATTAGACGTTAACCTTTATACTATTTCTTCCCATACCTTTTATGGTCCAAAAGGTGTTGCTTTATTATATATCAAAAAGGGGACAAAAATCCAACCATTGATTGAAGGCGGTATTCAAGAAAATAATCGACGAGCAGGAACAGAGAATTTAATTGGTATTATTGGTATGGCAAAGGCCTACGAAATTGCCATAAAAGAAATGGAAGAAAGAAACGAAAGGTTAAAAAGATTAAGAAATAAGTTGATACAAGAATTGCCAAGAATGGTTGAAAATGTTTACTTAACTGGACATCCGGAGAATCGTTTACCTAACCACGTTAGTTTCTGTGTAGAATATATAGAAGGTGAGGCAATGGTTTTATATTTAAACCAATATGGCATTGCTTGTGCCTCTGGTTCGGCTTGTTCTTCTAAACAGTTAAAAGCATCTCATGTTCTTTTGGCAATGGGCATACCACCCATTTTAGCCCAAGGTTCCATTCTTTTCACCTTGGGAATTGATAATAAAGAAGAAGATATTAACTATCTTTTAGAAGTATTTCCATCCATCGTAAAAAAACTGAGAGAAATTTCACCTTTATATAAAACTTCTTGA
- a CDS encoding ferritin family protein produces the protein MEEALTPLEILQKAIKSEIEAYQFYNKLQKIVENKVLEKKLNFLKNEEKKHEKLLRNVFKNQFPKQKIRLPEKGFTPLPAIDMVEKLSLESLLEAAMEAEEVSEKFYRENSILINDENSKRLLIYLASMEKSHYQIIKTEYDLLTSFTSYEAYKKFSLEHLGP, from the coding sequence ATGGAAGAAGCCTTAACTCCCTTAGAAATATTACAAAAGGCGATAAAATCAGAAATTGAGGCTTATCAATTTTATAATAAATTACAAAAAATAGTAGAAAATAAAGTCTTAGAAAAGAAATTAAACTTTCTAAAAAATGAAGAGAAAAAACATGAAAAACTATTAAGAAACGTATTTAAAAATCAATTTCCTAAACAAAAAATCAGATTGCCCGAAAAAGGCTTTACCCCCTTACCAGCAATTGATATGGTTGAAAAATTATCGTTAGAATCTCTTTTAGAAGCAGCGATGGAAGCGGAAGAGGTTTCAGAGAAATTCTATCGGGAAAATTCAATATTGATTAATGATGAAAATAGCAAAAGATTGTTGATTTATCTTGCTTCTATGGAAAAGTCTCATTATCAAATTATAAAGACCGAATATGATTTATTAACCAGTTTCACTTCTTATGAAGCATATAAAAAATTTTCCTTAGAACATTTAGGACCATGA
- a CDS encoding ferritin family protein — protein sequence MKEIFQLAINLEKEALSSYLRFGHQIEDLKGKNLFIRLAMDEFEHIEILERELEYFEKEKKFKDVEIPLTEIEKTVINLKPLLPKEKKVSDLNELNILQMALSLESKSIDFYQKQEKESSDEIAKKIWQRLKEIEEGHYKLIQAEIDSLTKTGFWFDFREFTLEEY from the coding sequence ATGAAAGAAATCTTTCAATTAGCAATCAATTTGGAAAAAGAAGCACTCTCTTCCTATCTTCGTTTTGGACACCAGATTGAAGACCTAAAAGGGAAAAACCTTTTTATCCGTTTAGCAATGGATGAATTTGAACATATTGAGATCTTAGAAAGAGAATTAGAATATTTTGAAAAAGAAAAAAAATTTAAGGATGTAGAAATTCCTTTAACGGAGATTGAAAAAACGGTTATCAATTTAAAACCCTTATTACCCAAAGAGAAAAAGGTATCGGATTTGAATGAATTAAATATCTTACAAATGGCTTTATCATTAGAAAGCAAAAGTATTGATTTCTATCAAAAACAAGAAAAAGAGAGCAGTGACGAGATTGCTAAAAAAATCTGGCAAAGATTAAAAGAGATTGAAGAGGGTCATTATAAATTAATTCAAGCCGAAATCGATTCTTTAACAAAAACCGGTTTTTGGTTTGATTTTCGGGAATTTACCTTGGAAGAATATTAA
- a CDS encoding ferritin family protein — translation MVFYSINEVLEMAIQIEKSGYQFYSKSKEKTKAEKLKQLFDFLAGEELRHMEAFNEIKNRLKTTPYTLPFDWEEVKLYLKVITDSHFFTGEDKVLNLMERAKNEKELIDLAIAFEKETLLFYYEILNLVAQEETPVVLKLINEEKAHIKKLETIKGEIK, via the coding sequence ATGGTCTTTTATTCAATAAACGAGGTTTTAGAAATGGCAATCCAGATTGAAAAAAGTGGTTATCAGTTTTATTCAAAATCAAAAGAAAAGACCAAAGCAGAGAAATTGAAACAACTCTTTGATTTCTTAGCAGGCGAAGAGTTGAGACATATGGAAGCTTTTAATGAAATTAAAAATCGATTAAAAACAACACCTTATACCTTACCTTTTGATTGGGAAGAAGTAAAACTGTATTTAAAAGTAATCACCGACTCCCATTTCTTTACTGGTGAAGATAAAGTTTTAAATTTAATGGAAAGAGCCAAAAACGAAAAAGAGCTGATTGACTTGGCAATTGCTTTTGAAAAGGAGACATTGCTCTTTTATTATGAAATATTAAATTTAGTTGCCCAAGAAGAAACACCTGTGGTGTTAAAGTTAATTAATGAAGAAAAGGCACATATTAAAAAATTAGAAACTATAAAAGGAGAAATTAAATGA
- the ffh gene encoding signal recognition particle protein: MFDIIADRFVKLQRKLLGYGRLSQKEISDTLREIRILLLDADVNYKVVGEFLRSLEEKLKSEKITSALKPGELVIVELYKEMVKLLGEKPIKLNLSGPFNTICLFGLQGTGKTTTAAKLAYYYRSKKPLLVACDPKRPAASLQLQMLAEKVKADFIPVKEDVFETAKIALEFAKKNNNQLVIFDTAGRLHIDEELMKELKEFKEKIKPNYNLLVVDGMVGQDAVNQAKEFNEKIGIDGVIVTKMDGDAKGGACLSIRAVSKAPIIFIGVGEKVEDLQEFHPDRIASRILGRGDIKTLIEKVESTISREEQEKLAKKFLKGEFTLEDFLNQIKMIKKMGSLQKILAMVPIPELKGINFDEKELIKMEAIILSMTKEERRNPKIIDGSRKRRIALGSGTTVTDVNRLLNEFFQAQKLAKIFKDKRKIF; the protein is encoded by the coding sequence ATGTTTGATATAATTGCTGATCGTTTTGTAAAATTACAAAGAAAACTTCTGGGTTATGGTCGCCTTTCCCAAAAAGAAATCTCTGATACTTTAAGAGAGATTAGAATTTTACTTTTGGATGCTGATGTGAACTATAAGGTTGTTGGAGAATTTCTACGGTCTTTAGAAGAAAAATTAAAATCGGAAAAAATTACCTCCGCTTTAAAACCTGGTGAGTTGGTGATCGTTGAGTTATACAAAGAAATGGTAAAATTACTTGGTGAAAAACCAATAAAACTTAATCTGAGCGGCCCCTTTAATACTATCTGTCTATTTGGTCTACAAGGAACCGGGAAAACCACCACTGCTGCTAAACTAGCTTATTATTACCGATCCAAAAAACCTTTGTTGGTTGCTTGCGATCCCAAAAGACCCGCTGCTTCTTTACAACTCCAGATGTTAGCCGAAAAGGTGAAAGCCGATTTTATTCCCGTTAAAGAAGATGTTTTCGAAACAGCAAAAATTGCCTTAGAATTTGCTAAAAAGAATAATAACCAATTAGTCATTTTTGACACTGCTGGTCGTCTTCATATTGACGAAGAGTTAATGAAAGAATTAAAAGAATTCAAAGAGAAAATAAAACCAAATTATAATCTCTTAGTAGTTGATGGAATGGTTGGACAGGATGCGGTAAATCAAGCAAAAGAATTCAATGAGAAAATTGGCATTGATGGAGTAATTGTAACCAAAATGGATGGTGATGCCAAAGGTGGTGCTTGCCTTTCAATCAGAGCAGTAAGCAAGGCACCAATAATCTTCATTGGTGTTGGTGAAAAAGTTGAGGATTTACAAGAATTTCATCCTGATAGAATTGCCAGCCGCATTTTAGGACGAGGAGACATAAAAACCTTAATAGAAAAAGTTGAAAGTACAATAAGCAGGGAAGAACAAGAGAAATTAGCAAAAAAATTTTTAAAAGGCGAATTTACCTTAGAAGATTTTCTCAACCAAATAAAAATGATAAAAAAAATGGGAAGCCTCCAAAAAATTTTAGCAATGGTTCCGATTCCCGAGTTAAAAGGAATAAATTTTGATGAAAAGGAACTCATAAAAATGGAGGCAATTATTCTCTCAATGACCAAAGAGGAGAGAAGAAACCCTAAGATTATTGACGGTAGCAGAAAAAGAAGAATTGCCCTGGGTAGCGGCACTACCGTCACCGATGTTAATCGGCTACTTAATGAATTTTTTCAAGCCCAGAAATTAGCAAAGATTTTTAAAGATAAAAGGAAAATATTTTAA
- the rpe gene encoding ribulose-phosphate 3-epimerase, whose translation MHISASILNCNFLKLEEEIKKAEEAGIDSFHLDVMDGHFVPNLSFGTPIFNALKKVAQKPIITHLMVFSPIKMIEWFIPGSLGIIFHCEAMKDGKELKETINKIKENNLECGVALNPPTPIESIFPYLYELNEILIMSVYPGFGGQKFIPEVIKKIEDLKKLITKENLKITISVDGGVGPENSKLLILAGADKLIVGSAIFKEKDYSLVIKKIRNV comes from the coding sequence ATGCATATTTCGGCTTCTATTTTAAATTGTAATTTTTTAAAGTTAGAGGAAGAAATAAAAAAGGCAGAAGAGGCAGGAATTGATTCTTTCCACTTGGATGTGATGGATGGCCATTTTGTTCCCAATTTAAGTTTTGGTACACCAATTTTTAATGCCTTAAAAAAAGTGGCACAAAAACCAATTATCACTCACTTAATGGTATTCTCCCCAATTAAAATGATTGAATGGTTTATTCCTGGTTCTTTAGGAATAATCTTTCACTGTGAAGCAATGAAAGATGGGAAAGAATTAAAAGAAACAATCAATAAAATTAAAGAAAATAATTTAGAATGTGGAGTTGCTTTAAATCCGCCAACGCCAATTGAAAGTATTTTCCCTTATCTCTATGAATTGAATGAGATCTTAATAATGAGTGTTTATCCTGGTTTTGGAGGACAAAAATTTATTCCCGAAGTTATTAAAAAGATTGAGGATTTAAAAAAATTAATTACCAAAGAAAATTTAAAAATAACCATTTCGGTAGATGGCGGTGTGGGGCCAGAAAACAGTAAATTACTAATTTTGGCCGGCGCCGATAAATTAATTGTCGGTAGTGCGATTTTTAAAGAAAAGGATTATTCTTTAGTAATAAAAAAAATTAGAAATGTTTGA
- a CDS encoding PASTA domain-containing protein yields the protein MRLIIKILIIIFAIFLGFIFNLFFYGFLILPIFVKTSWEVRVPNLIGLTPQEAKETLKKNGLKLDEKIIYEESSFPEGRIFKQKPEPNSKIKIGRYVKIIVSSGPKFIRIPEIYETDLEKSIQLLNQYDLKVAVESIYLPEKEGKIIGIEPEPNTKVRKGSLVKIYYATKEARIFPMPNLYGLEINSVQKILENYSLYIKEIRETESNEKIGTIVFQYPEEGTLVKPGDSIIIIISKGKE from the coding sequence ATGCGTTTAATAATTAAAATTTTAATAATTATCTTTGCAATATTTTTAGGGTTTATTTTCAATCTATTTTTTTATGGGTTTTTAATTCTTCCAATATTCGTTAAAACCTCTTGGGAAGTTAGGGTTCCTAATTTAATTGGCTTAACTCCCCAAGAAGCAAAAGAAACATTAAAAAAGAATGGTCTAAAATTAGATGAAAAAATTATCTACGAAGAAAGTTCTTTTCCGGAAGGAAGAATTTTTAAACAAAAACCGGAACCAAATAGCAAAATAAAAATCGGTAGGTATGTAAAAATAATTGTTTCTTCCGGACCAAAATTTATTAGGATACCGGAAATTTACGAAACTGATTTAGAAAAAAGTATTCAACTATTAAACCAGTATGATTTAAAAGTAGCAGTGGAATCAATTTATTTGCCGGAAAAAGAAGGGAAAATAATTGGAATCGAACCGGAACCTAATACCAAGGTTCGTAAAGGTAGCCTCGTAAAAATTTATTACGCTACAAAAGAAGCAAGAATTTTTCCAATGCCTAATCTTTATGGTTTAGAAATTAATAGTGTTCAAAAAATTCTAGAAAATTATTCTCTTTATATTAAAGAAATAAGAGAAACGGAAAGTAATGAAAAAATTGGTACCATTGTCTTTCAATATCCAGAGGAAGGGACACTTGTAAAACCCGGTGATTCAATTATAATAATTATTTCTAAAGGAAAGGAATAA
- the fmt gene encoding methionyl-tRNA formyltransferase — MRIIFFGSDDLGIPGLEALLENNYEVIGIITSPDKPKGRGLKVLPNPIKEKAEKLFLKIFQPVDPNDREFITLLKELKPDLGVLISYGKILKKELIEIFEKGIINIHFSLLPKYRGAAPIQRALMNGEKETGLSAFLLNEKLDAGPIICQEKIEIKEEDNYGSLKEKLKELSKNFLIKAIKKYLNNEPVIYQDDKLATYAPKIKKEERKINWEKGKEDIFNQIRALSPIPGAYTFFRNEQLIILKSEISLKEVNDLPLLPCGGILILNKGLYVKCGNSFLRIKELKPSGKKIISDLDFINGYRIKTGDAFNN; from the coding sequence ATGAGAATTATTTTCTTTGGCAGCGATGATTTAGGTATTCCCGGTTTAGAAGCTCTATTAGAAAATAATTATGAAGTTATTGGTATAATTACAAGTCCAGACAAACCAAAGGGAAGAGGATTAAAAGTTTTACCAAATCCAATAAAAGAAAAGGCAGAAAAATTATTTCTTAAAATTTTTCAACCGGTAGACCCAAATGATAGAGAGTTCATAACTCTTCTAAAAGAACTAAAACCTGATTTAGGAGTATTAATCAGTTATGGAAAGATTTTAAAAAAAGAATTAATTGAAATCTTTGAAAAAGGGATTATTAATATCCATTTTTCTCTTTTGCCCAAATACCGTGGTGCCGCACCAATCCAAAGAGCCCTAATGAATGGCGAAAAAGAAACTGGACTTTCTGCCTTTCTTCTTAATGAAAAACTTGATGCCGGACCAATTATCTGTCAGGAAAAGATTGAAATAAAAGAGGAAGATAATTACGGCAGTCTCAAAGAGAAATTAAAAGAATTGAGTAAAAATTTTCTTATTAAGGCAATTAAGAAGTATTTAAATAACGAACCTGTTATCTATCAAGATGATAAATTAGCAACCTATGCACCAAAAATTAAGAAGGAAGAGAGAAAAATAAACTGGGAAAAAGGGAAAGAAGATATTTTCAACCAAATTCGTGCTCTTTCACCTATACCTGGTGCCTATACTTTTTTTCGGAATGAGCAATTAATTATATTAAAATCAGAAATTTCTTTAAAGGAAGTAAATGATCTTCCCCTCCTTCCTTGCGGAGGAATTTTAATTTTAAACAAAGGTTTATATGTAAAATGTGGCAATTCTTTTTTAAGAATTAAGGAATTAAAACCGAGCGGAAAAAAAATAATTAGTGATTTAGACTTTATTAATGGTTATCGAATAAAAACTGGCGATGCGTTTAATAATTAA
- the def gene encoding peptide deformylase has protein sequence MEEKPKLITYPNPLLRKKCSQVKKIDEKIIQLVKKMEKTLFYYDGLGLAANQIGVLKSLFIVNLSGDKEKPKILTIVNPEIIHQEGEIEDYEGCLSIPNIREIVLRPKIVVVKGITLDEKEITLEGKYLLARCFLHEYDHLQGILFIDHLSEIRKKFILNQIK, from the coding sequence ATGGAAGAAAAACCGAAATTAATAACTTATCCTAATCCCCTTCTTCGTAAAAAGTGTTCCCAGGTTAAAAAAATTGATGAGAAAATTATCCAATTAGTCAAAAAAATGGAAAAGACCCTTTTCTACTATGATGGTTTAGGGCTGGCAGCTAATCAGATTGGTGTTTTAAAATCTCTTTTTATTGTTAATTTGAGCGGTGATAAAGAAAAACCAAAAATCTTAACGATAGTTAATCCAGAAATTATCCACCAAGAAGGAGAAATTGAAGATTACGAAGGTTGCCTCTCAATTCCTAATATTCGGGAGATTGTTTTGAGACCAAAAATCGTTGTTGTAAAAGGGATAACCTTAGATGAAAAAGAGATAACTTTGGAAGGAAAATATCTTCTTGCCCGATGTTTTCTTCACGAATATGACCATCTTCAAGGAATTCTTTTTATTGACCATTTAAGCGAAATAAGAAAAAAGTTTATTCTTAACCAAATCAAATGA
- the yajC gene encoding preprotein translocase subunit YajC: MFDFLYATNGQQVNPLASFLPLILIILIFYFLLVIPQQRRQKKHQEMINSLKRGDKVVTTGGIHGVISDIKETTFILKVDENTKIEIEKTSIAYKKQG; this comes from the coding sequence ATGTTTGATTTCCTTTATGCTACAAATGGCCAACAAGTTAATCCTTTGGCTTCTTTTTTACCATTAATTTTAATTATTTTAATTTTTTATTTCTTATTAGTTATTCCTCAGCAAAGAAGGCAAAAAAAACATCAGGAGATGATTAACAGTTTAAAAAGAGGTGATAAAGTAGTGACCACTGGTGGAATTCACGGTGTTATTTCTGATATTAAAGAGACCACATTTATTTTAAAAGTAGACGAAAACACTAAAATCGAAATTGAAAAAACCTCAATTGCCTATAAAAAACAAGGTTAA
- the nadD gene encoding nicotinate-nucleotide adenylyltransferase, with product MEKIGILGGTFDPPHIAHLIVAEEVLFSLSLSKILFVPTYYPPHKTTITSFEHRFNMLSLAIENNEKFIISDIEKKIKENYNIESSYSIYTIRELKKIYPDKELYFIIGSDQYIEFKNWYQPKEILKEIKICVLFRYGYPLPKEENKENLVFLPVSQLAIKSSEIRERIKNNKPFRYFLPEKVYKYIIENKLYLT from the coding sequence ATGGAAAAAATAGGAATTTTGGGCGGTACCTTTGATCCACCCCATATTGCCCATTTAATAGTTGCCGAGGAAGTTCTTTTTTCTCTTTCTTTATCAAAAATCCTTTTTGTTCCTACTTATTATCCACCCCACAAGACAACTATTACCTCTTTTGAACATCGTTTTAATATGCTCAGTTTGGCAATTGAGAATAACGAAAAGTTTATTATTTCCGATATTGAAAAAAAGATAAAAGAGAATTATAATATTGAAAGTTCTTATAGCATTTATACGATAAGAGAGTTGAAAAAAATTTATCCTGATAAAGAATTATATTTTATTATTGGTTCTGACCAATATATAGAATTTAAAAACTGGTATCAACCGAAAGAGATTTTAAAAGAGATAAAAATTTGTGTGCTTTTCCGATATGGTTATCCTTTACCAAAAGAAGAAAATAAAGAAAATTTAGTATTTTTACCTGTTTCTCAATTGGCAATAAAATCAAGCGAAATTAGAGAGAGAATTAAAAATAATAAACCTTTTAGGTATTTTTTACCTGAAAAGGTTTATAAATATATTATTGAAAATAAATTATATTTAACTTAA
- the bamD gene encoding outer membrane protein assembly factor BamD, producing the protein MSKKILLILTLFIFFTCAKKNIIIQENVTELFDSGIKAMAENKYDIAIKYFNKIVNEYPHSAYLIKSQFLLAECYFQKKDYEKAKLEYEFYTKTFPYAEDYEKAIYKTLLCDLKLLKKTQNLSALEELKEKFLEFQENYPLSQFSKEAENCVIIIDSLIAQNLFDIAFLYYKNGELNGAKTYFEYIKNNFPKVSLKFRSLYYLAELAYKNNEIEKAESYLNEIIKEGDSNLKIQAQKLLAKWKK; encoded by the coding sequence ATGTCTAAAAAAATCCTTTTAATTCTTACTCTTTTTATTTTTTTTACCTGTGCTAAAAAAAATATTATAATCCAAGAAAACGTAACTGAATTATTTGATAGCGGCATTAAGGCAATGGCAGAAAATAAATATGATATTGCGATAAAATACTTTAATAAAATTGTTAATGAATATCCCCATAGTGCTTATCTGATTAAATCCCAATTTCTTTTGGCAGAATGTTATTTTCAAAAAAAGGATTACGAAAAGGCTAAACTAGAATACGAATTTTATACAAAAACTTTTCCTTATGCGGAAGATTACGAAAAGGCTATCTATAAAACCTTACTTTGTGATTTAAAATTACTAAAAAAAACACAAAACCTTTCTGCTTTAGAAGAACTAAAAGAAAAATTTTTAGAGTTTCAAGAAAATTATCCATTAAGTCAATTTTCAAAAGAAGCAGAAAATTGTGTTATTATTATTGACTCGCTGATTGCCCAAAATCTCTTTGATATCGCCTTTTTGTATTACAAAAACGGTGAATTAAACGGAGCAAAAACCTATTTTGAATATATAAAAAATAATTTTCCCAAGGTTTCCCTTAAATTTCGTTCTCTATATTATTTAGCCGAACTTGCTTACAAAAATAATGAAATAGAAAAAGCCGAAAGTTATCTTAACGAAATCATAAAAGAGGGCGACAGCAATTTAAAAATCCAAGCCCAAAAATTATTAGCAAAATGGAAAAAATAG
- a CDS encoding purine-nucleoside phosphorylase has product MKEKIKEAVDFIKKECDFKPKIGIILGTGLGRLAEEIEINKVIPYSEIPNFPMPTVVTHEGRLIFGYVNKKKVCAFQGRFHYYEGYSMFEITLPVRVMKELGVEVLIVSNASGGLNPLFSPGDIMIITDHINFLCDNPLRGLIDPDFGPRFPDMYNCYDKNLIKLAEEVALDLKIPIKKGVYIAVMGPSLETAAEYRAFRILGADAVGMSTVPEVIVARQVGIKVIGFSVITDMGLPDALKPVNLAEILKIAKETEPKLTTLIKEFIKRLNV; this is encoded by the coding sequence ATGAAGGAGAAGATAAAAGAAGCAGTTGATTTTATAAAAAAAGAGTGTGATTTTAAACCAAAGATTGGAATTATTTTAGGAACTGGTTTAGGAAGACTTGCCGAAGAGATTGAAATTAACAAAGTCATTCCCTATTCGGAAATTCCCAACTTTCCTATGCCAACAGTCGTTACCCACGAAGGAAGACTTATTTTTGGCTATGTAAATAAGAAAAAAGTTTGTGCCTTTCAAGGTCGTTTCCACTATTATGAAGGATATTCAATGTTTGAAATCACTTTACCAGTAAGAGTAATGAAAGAATTGGGTGTAGAAGTACTTATTGTTTCCAACGCGAGCGGTGGTTTAAACCCTTTATTTTCCCCTGGTGATATTATGATAATCACTGACCATATTAACTTTCTTTGCGATAATCCTTTAAGAGGTTTAATCGATCCCGATTTTGGTCCAAGATTTCCTGATATGTATAATTGTTATGACAAAAATCTAATTAAACTCGCCGAAGAGGTTGCCTTAGATTTGAAAATTCCAATAAAAAAAGGGGTTTATATCGCAGTAATGGGACCCAGTTTAGAAACTGCTGCCGAATATCGAGCATTTAGAATTTTAGGTGCCGATGCTGTTGGTATGTCAACGGTTCCAGAAGTGATTGTTGCCCGCCAGGTGGGAATAAAGGTAATCGGTTTTTCTGTTATTACCGATATGGGATTACCTGATGCTTTAAAACCGGTAAATTTAGCAGAAATATTAAAAATTGCTAAAGAAACCGAACCAAAATTAACTACATTAATAAAAGAATTTATTAAGAGATTGAATGTCTAA
- a CDS encoding DivIVA domain-containing protein, with the protein MKITPLDIRRKDFFIRFRGYDKKEVKEFLEIVAKELEEIIKEKDELINKVSFLEEKVADYQRQEKLLQETLMTVQKQIEDLKNNAQKEAENVVKKAKLEAEEMIMNAQKEVNKLREELNKLNLQKRIFLSNLKGLIEGLNNFIKEWEKEYEGEDKRSS; encoded by the coding sequence ATGAAAATAACTCCTTTAGATATCAGAAGAAAGGATTTTTTTATTCGCTTTCGTGGTTATGACAAAAAAGAAGTAAAAGAATTTTTAGAAATCGTTGCTAAAGAACTAGAAGAGATAATTAAAGAGAAAGATGAATTAATTAATAAAGTATCTTTTTTAGAAGAAAAAGTAGCAGATTATCAAAGGCAAGAGAAACTTTTACAAGAAACTCTTATGACCGTTCAAAAACAAATAGAAGACCTAAAAAATAACGCTCAAAAAGAAGCCGAAAACGTGGTGAAAAAAGCAAAATTAGAAGCGGAAGAAATGATAATGAATGCTCAAAAAGAAGTTAACAAATTACGAGAAGAGTTAAATAAACTAAATCTACAAAAAAGAATTTTTCTTTCTAATTTAAAGGGGTTAATTGAGGGTTTAAATAATTTTATTAAAGAATGGGAGAAAGAATATGAAGGAGAAGATAAAAGAAGCAGTTGA